The segment TTGTTTATGACAAACTTCCCTTGTTCatataagaaagaaattttGCGAAGGgtaaaaaaaggtcaaaattaATCATTGCAACGTTCAAATGCAAGACAACAAACAGGGAGGATCGAGCGGAGTGATTGGTCAGGCTTTCTTGTAGGGTGGGGTACCCGATCGAGGGTGCGGACGTGTGCCTTGAAGTTGATAATGGTAGGAATGAAACGATATTGCTTTAATGTATGAAGTGTTGTATTAAATCGTAATGGGAGTCCTGAATGTACATATAGACCTATGTCTTAATTAACCAGATATACCGTACACCGTACCGGCCGATATGGGTTCCACCGTCCCGTTGGCCCATGGTGATTGGCAAACATGATTTACGTGCCAAACAATGTGGTGTCAACTTACTTCacttataattaatatttaaagaatCAGAATCAGACAACTCCTCGGGTCGACCTAATTGTCAGGTTCGAGATTTCAGGCAAGATGGAATTTATGCAGGGGTTGTGGGGATCAAAAACCCGCCACCCTTTCAACTTAATTGTCACACAAATATTCAGAAGTAATTATTAACGTAACCAATGGTTGCGTTTCAAGACCTAATTCAGGCTACAATGACCCAAGTCACACTCCTCCTTCATAAAATGGATCTTTCTCTGACCCGAGTCCGTAATACCGAATCGGAGGaacatatccccccccccaaaaaaaataacccCACACATCGCAatttcaagggcggcggaaccggggggcacaggggaacgtgcccctcccccacttttcctcaggttaaaaatgtgcccattttctacataaaaattgaagtgtctcaagttagcaagaggccagggaaccagaatgaacactcgggaagggccgtttccggccatctgaggggtttataaaaccaaaaactttcctctacgctccgcgccaaccgatggtggcgctccgctccgctgaatttctgtgggtcaaactcaaagctatttcgaatggaaaaaatttgttaagatattaactagaaataaactctaattcggaagattcctacattagtaactagcatgatttcacctcattttgtctgaaaagaaaacttgttccttgtttcccaatttgcacattggatattgcagtgctagtatgatattttccttgaggggccggtgagggggggggggggtgatggagtgatgtgtatatacgcaaataagataatacaataagaagttataaagggtactaaatataaggctgtatcagtccaatcgaatttctgcaaagtgccctttgatgtcggtgcccccagattaaaagtgcttccgccgcccttggtcaaTCTTGTGTACGCCCCCCACCCCACCGGTGTGTTGAGTCATTTACTCGCCTTGCATTCGAGATCTGATATATAATTTCTGATATCTACCATTCATATTTGAGACCAAAAATAAGATATATGAAATGTTAATTCTAAATGAAATTATGTTATCTTTTCAAATATCTGAAAGTCAATTTAATATATCTGCAATGGTTGCCAGGTATCTAAAATATATTGAGATACTTGGAATGCTATAAAATATCTCGGCTTTCCATAGTTACATTCGCataccatgcatgtacatggcGCTATAGACTCATACTGCTCTGATATTCAAGTGGCAGTAAAGCGTCCTCCACACAAAGTGCATCAAACGAAATGTAGGTCCTTCCAATTACTCCTTGCCCGTCCCTTAATTCCCGCAAgctaacaaaaaacaaaatggcaataTGCAGTCTCTCTCTAGTTGCATCGACAAGCCCAATAAATAAAGAGACATTTCGGTTTCTCCATCTTGCAAAGTCCCATCTCATACCGAAACGCAAACTTATCAGGTTATaggcagggatgtgctcaggaatatttgagtgccgggcagattgtgcggtagtgCATGTggtccacaccctgggagagggatctcatgggtggggtaccccctccacactggacaaattttgcacatgaagtatgcttaggtggtgctatttttcctattctgtgccatgtattctcccaaagtttggttatggtaaaatttgttaaattatcatcaacatagtgccgggcggaaatgtttaaaaaactgtttgtgctgggcggcattcagaactgctgagCGCAGCCGCCCgcgtttttttttcccaggacgaacgtgggtttcaggtttttcaggaatatacaaattcgtttgaaatcagagttagggtttagaaagtgggttagggatccagaatttaagaaaatgaaggattgtcgttcattatctggggtcaaaactaggaaaaaagattcagaacatgttttttgaaaaagcgtcacatgtttggaatccagggatttgattggccgatgcccacgttcgtcctgggaaaaaaatacGCCAGCCGCCcggtgccgcccagtgtgagcacatccctgtatagTTATATTTCAATTCAATGTAGCCTATACGTCGAACCTATATAAGAACACAGACAACGCAATCGTCCTTGAGATACCAAAATAATTTGTGTGTTTGTTGGCAGGGCCGTCGAGAAGGGCATCTGGTGGGCTACATCCCCGGGGTCACTTATAGGGGGTCTGGCAAATGTGGGATGAAGCATAATGTATTCTCATATACGTCTTTGACAGTACCATGATTTAATTTAGACTTCGAGAAGGGGCTGGGCCCGGTGACAATTGTCATCAGATGCTCGACCTGCCTTTCAAATCCCCTGTATCTTTGACTAGTCGTGTATTATCTGCAGTTATTCACCGTCTATAGTAAGCCCACCCAAACATGTTTTCTATTATATTAGCTACAACCGAAGACATTTCTCTTTATTCAAACCCTTTGTCTGGACAACCGATGACTATTGTACTCTATTGTTCGACAATTGGTGACAGGAATTTCTTTTGTCCCACATCACCGTATAGACAccacaacacccccccccccttcacctccGTAAAACGCCTCTCCAATGCTTCACTTGGGGAGACTATAGCTACACCAAATCCAGATGGCGTCAAGAGGGGGAATGGATACCGGTAGTATATCCACTTCAGCCTTCTGTACGTCACTCCAGGCTGAaaaaaaatcacccaagaaAATGCTTGGACGCGAAAACTCAATAATTAGATCGACTCTTAACCTCGGTCTCCTTACGTTGAGGCTATTTATGCGATCAATACGTTTACACATTCATTTCGTCATAGGAGAATATACACCGCATCTAATTAGAGCCCCAATTAAAGGCCGAAAAGGTTtgtgtcagtcagtcagtatatatatatataaatatatatatatataggagtcTTAACATAGACTATAAATAAAGATGTCGTATTTCTAAAAACGTCACAAAAGTGTTTGTACAGGGGCGCGGTTTGATCTATATATACCGGTTGTGGGGTTTTCGGTTAAATACACGTACGTTGCTTTTCAACTGAATGAGATCAATAGGGAGGTATCTTAGAGGAACCTACCACCTCTAAATAGAGTGTAGCAAAGTCCCCGACACTatagggagggggtggggacaaTACTGTTCTCAACAATAACTTTCATAATAGATTGATGCCGACTTAATAAGGTATCAATATCGATACCATTTTATATTCTATAGTGTCCCCTCCATCCATCCCAAACCTGTGTCGGCGTCCCTCTGAATTTGCCCGGAATTTACATGTTTCCATTATTTATTCCCAACAAGGAttgaggtgggtgggggggggggtaggggagaaACAATTACATGGTTTCCCATCCCCTCTCTCCACCAAaaccacagacacacacacgttCTCATATCTGATCTTTCTACGCCACTTCAATACTGATTACAATTAATCAATCTAACCTTCGTTACGATAGCTGTGTTTTAAAAGAAATTGTATCAAGTGAGCAATTAAATGAATCGTTTCAACAAATTGTCGTATACATTGATATGTGAAACCGGAACGAACATCGAAAAATAACTGCAACGGAAACACTACCTTTATGCCTATGCAACTTAATTAATAGTGAACTGCGCCATCTTACCAAAGTTTTACTTCGCTGTTAAAAGTTTCATCCTGTAAGATGAGTTTTGTACAATAAATCAacaacatggggggggggggggggaggtaggaCGTGTGTACAATAGGGTGAAgagagagggaagggaggggagtggTGGGTAGTGGAGGGGTAACTCACAAAACTCGATGGACACTGGatatgtgactttgatttgaaggAGAACCCACAACGTTAAGTTAAAATGCGGCTTCCTCTGCTCATTCCGTCCTACAAATTCTTGTATTTTAATGTTCTTGAAGGAACGGACACGCTTCAATTATCATAATTTTCAACAACAGAACACTTTTAATTACATTTTCTCTCAATAAAAGGGTACATTTTAACAACAAATAGGAAAGACGGTTATTTGAGAGTTAAGTTCACAAACCAGGTATAGAGGGGGTAACCTCCAAATACTTAATTTCGGTACACTGGCAGACGCTCtgtttttttgagaaacaaacataTGTTTGACAGAAGAAACAATTACATTTTGCAAGTTTtactgaaaacattttccagTCCCGTGCTTTTCATATAATGAACAGAGAACCCATGTTCTGACATTCAACATCATTGCCCGTGACAAATTatgttgtaaacatgtcatttgaggctaTAAAATGTCTATGTTTGCCCATTGAGTTTTGGGATTACATCTGAGAAATTGATCTAATGGTCTATGTGTTAGTCTATGGAGTCCAGCCACTTCAATTGAAGAGCCTCCGTTGTTTGAAGGATCagtccccctcccacccccccctcacAAATACAAGCACTATAGAAATACCACCTAGACTGACAGCAGTGGTTTTTAATGGTCTCTAGAACATATCGAACATTAATGTTGTACCTAAAGTCATCCTTGAATAAGGAATTAAAACTTGAACCGAAACTAAATATAAATCCAGAATATCCGACAACACATACTCTAAAATATATGATTCCAGAAAATCTAtctaatgatgatgatttggtGATTTAAGCGGAAATAAATCACAGCTAAGTTTCCGTCCTAAAATGCACTGTCATATCCAAAAAGAAATTATATTCAGGAAACAATATAAAAAGCGAGCCGTATTATATGTCAACTGATTATTTAAGCTCTATTATGTTGACTAGGAACATTCATGGGCGTCGGCGATGTTTGTATAGTAACCCTCGttagtttgtgtgtgtgtgcctgtgtgtgtgtgcccGTGAGGGAGCCTGAAGGAGGGCCCATTAGCCAGGAATTCTGAATTGGCACCGATAACTTAACGAGGAGCAACACCTTAGGGAGGGGCACAATATTCCGTTCCTCCAACTTGTGATGGTGGCACAGATAAGGgcggtggtgggggaggggtaacAAAAAAGAAGTATGccgggggaggggtggaattGGAATAGAGGGCCAGGGATGTAACAGGGGAATTTTTTAAGGTAAATATCAACTTTAGAACATTGATCACCGTTTTTTTAATGTTGATGAGTTCACCCTAGAGTATACCCAGGTCCTacaaaggagggggggggggcgaaagcCATGGACCCATGGTCATTAAGAAACCCAGGAGAAATATGCAGGGGCCGGGAAAATATGGGACAGAATTTTCATATTAGGCTAAAAAAATGAAGACTGCAAACATAATTTCTCTAGTAGGGTAGTTCCTCTCTCTCCACTGCAAATATAGGGATCATTCTTCTTGACCTCGTCTTTCAAATCATCCGGCGACGCCCATGACTTGCAAATATCTGAGATGTTATAATTATGAGATCCTTGTTTGAGTCAGCATGATAAATGCAGTTAACCCACAGAGCTGTCAACGAATTTAGCCTTGATGATTGATTACTGCGTACTATAAAGGCATCATTTTGTATGGGACACAACTCGGCTATAGTACCCAAGTAACGTAACACTTCCGCCCACTACATGCCATTTTCCAGATAGCCTAGATTTCACCTTGTCATGTTATCCAAGAGCATACACCATTTTCGAACCACAGTTGGACACTGATTCATTAAAAtatatcgtttttttttattaccttATTTAGAGCAAATCGCAGCAGCTGTTATCGCCATGCATGTAAAAAATCGATCGATAAGTCGAGCGTATATAAACTCAGCAGGGATAATAATTTGTCTATGGTTGTATATTGACATGATCACTCAACAACGGTCATAACGCATACCAACTCATATTGATGTACAGATAGACCAAACTACGTATCTCTACCATCGATCATATAACGCAGAAATACCTTGCGTGCGTGTCACAGGATAGAAGTATATATTACTGGAAATATAGGTAAGTGAAATAGTCCATTTGTTTACATGTGTAGGCTTCTTTGAAACCATGAATTTCTTTTAAGTGTGGAACCGGTTTACAATTTCTTAGGAGACTAGAACGGACATGGGACTGCATGGAGTTTGGTTTACCGCCGTTGTCAAAAGGTCTCTTGTGTGTCTTCACACGGACTTGTGTGAGCAAAACCTCGGGATTCCTGCTGTAAGAGTTCACGTGTAGAGCACTGATACTGATCATTTGACCGGGCTTGTCGGCACGAGAATCTCTTCTAAAGCTGATTACTGAGGTCCTCTAGAAGTCGGGATATAATTACGGAGACGCAGCTGCTTGTATTTAAGATAAAATGCCAAATTGATCACCCCTGCAGGAAGATCCGACGACTCGGGAAGATGGTAGGCTTTATTACACTGAATACAGTATGACGTTTGACAGCaaactatataggcctaatgaggTATTTGTAGTTTGTATACCTGCACAATATATCTGTGAATGATGAAAGGAAACGCTTACTGTGGAGTTACTGTATAACATTCAACAATCCCCTTTGGTTCGTGTTATAATAACATGGTGGTATATCTATATCCTCGTACAGCGTGTaagtatatatgatatgtacatatatgccCGGAGTATAGCCTAGTTAGTACAGTAGTTCTAGTTAGTTAGCCTAGTTAGCTCGGGGTAGTTTCAAGACTAACTTATAGCTAGCATGGTACCCGATGACGGGTTCTTCGCAAAAGTTTGATAAGCAGATAATTTTATCGTGAATGGTAGCATGTCATAGGCTACCGTAGTGTACTATTGTGTACCCAACAGAATGGTTTATATGTGAATCAAGTTACATTGGCGATCTATAAGGCGTTTGCGTATATATAGACCCCGGGTTGACATTGGCCAATTATTTGCGTATCAGGTGAAAACAGGGAGAATACTTGTTTTGCATGACAGGCCAGTACGCGGTGAAggtggagggaagggggggggggctggtggtgTATCCGTAGACATCCCAGGCTCATTTTCAAAGGTCAAAATAGGCTAGCCAGAGAGAATGGTACGTCTGTCGGTCGAGGGGGGCGGTGAAACAAATTGCCATTTTAAACAAATTGATATAGGTAGGCTCATAGTTGCAAAAAAtagttgcaatatatatatatatatatgtatataccgtaaccatttatatatatgcatccAATTAAAGTGGTATTCCGTTGGCAGTGATTGATTGCTTACTAAAAAATGCtgaaaagtacttttttaagaaaagtcacccaggaaagaacctgggcacgaaaaacaaacaaccaaacgactgatccgctctcaaccccagtccccttgcatcgagactgtaactcatgtgatcatcgtcaggtgtgtatcacgatgcCCCTCGAaagagaacagatactacacataaCCTTAGCCAAGGCCGAGAATGCTTAAAAGTTGTCTGCATCTATCTCGGTCAAAATCACaacctcatagcattttgtatatATGGTAAAGGTATATGGTATCCGATGTGGCAACAGatgaatgaatgatgtcatcactatACAATGCAGCTGAAAATGTGTTTGTTCAAGTTTCTTATACAATTTAACTCACCTGTTTACCGAGGAAAATAAATTTTCTATCAAAAAAAATAAGAAgttcattttgatgaaattctcaaCACAGAAACATAAGAGGCCACGCAAAGGttccaaatgtatcaaatacacaggtttcaaggataaattaaGAACAAATTATATCAGGAAAAAGATTATATTAGTAAAGCCTTTCTAAAGAACGTTTACCGTTCAGTGATATCATATACCACCTACTGTAGTCCATTACATGGAAGAATGGAGTCAagttagccagtcaaaatagctTTCATTCGATCGACCATCTTGAGCTATAGGgacaatatatcaatatggGCTTTTAAGCAACACGGTTTGGAATAGTTTCTGTTTTCCGTATAAGAGCAACATTGTCTGCGACAGGAATGTCCATTAAACTATACACACATATAGATCCTCCCTCTCGATGATAGAACGGTGCTCATTGGAAAGGTATAGAACAGATGAGTTAATCTTTTCTGTGAACGCACAAGTACAATTGAATAAGCCTATATACGAAACTGCCAAACACGTTCACTATACGTACACTGCTActttatgtatgtgtatgtaagGATGTAAgggtacatgtatgtatacgaGTATGTATGCGTGGACTGCATGTATGAACTTGTGTCACATGTGTGCGtggatgtgtgtgtgggtgggggtcaggggggggggtggtggtgaggACTGCCAGGTCCCGTGCCAGTCTGGCACGATGTGTCTGCATGTATACACAAAAAATGGTCGTTCACGGTGTGCGCTCACCAGTCGTTGAATGTGCGGGGCCATATATGGGTGTCGACGAGTATCAGTATCAAGTTCATGACAGCCGAGCAGGTAAAGAGTGCCATTGCGTCGATGTGTTCATTACGTACGATGTATCCGTCTTGCGCAGTATCACGATATTACGGATTACCTtttaacggggggggggggggcattttgggtAAGATCATGTTAAAGTAGTAAACCTGTTCTTTTTTCTAAGGGACACGTGATACACATTTGACGATGATCACTAATATAGTCAAAATCTCGATTCAAGGGAACTGCCAGGTACTTGATAGTGGATCAGTTAAGTAGTTTAGTTTTCGTCAATTTCGTGTACAGCTATGGGTTCCATGATCTCGGGTGTCTTTTCTTAAGAAGGACCTTTAGggagcctatatatatatatggcactTAACTTTTGTTTCGATGTATGTTTGGACCACTAATACTTGGCCTGCGGTCGTCATTTCCCCCTTTCTTTGGTTTATATTCAATCAGTGTGACGCCTACGAGAATAGCCTACCTTTTGTATAACGCTTAAATACATCAGTAAAGAGATTGTATACTGGAATTAGCAGAAGGAGACCTTTCAGTCTGGCATCTCCATAGGCTATACGAAGATTAACTAGCTCTCAGAAAATTATTACCTGTTTCTAGAAGCCTTCTGACTAGTACAGATTCTCTCAATTAATATTCAGATTAGTTTAAGGTAGATTGAGTATATTTGTGGAAGTGATATTTAGCTGTATTTAAAACGATACAGTCTGTTGGTGATTGgtgaagaaataataacaagGAATAGAAATAAAATTTGCCTGCAATCGAAACTGTTATGATTGACTTTCTCTGTCGATTTTTTCCTCATGCAAATGCGCAAGCTGTTtgcaaattgtttttaaagagCCCTACACCCTATCCTATCACGAATATACCGCATCAATACATAGTAGAGGTCCTATCGTTCTCTTACTGCATATCAATATTAATCCACGGTGTTGTTTTAATGAACAAGAGATTCAGACTCCTTGCGTGTGTGTCAACTCGGTAGGAGCAATCGATTGCGGTGTGACATATATGCAACCGTAACATACTAACAATGTGAACTTGGTATATATGTAGTATGTACAGGTTGTCTTCAAAAATGGTCTAAAGACAGGGGGAATGACGTCATGTCTAGATAAATTACCGACGTTAACTGTACGCATATAAAATGCGGGAAACGAGTTGATGACAGAGGtgatcagaggttataactgaATCAAATTAGATATTTTGCCCTATGAGGTCAGGGGAAATGTCGATCATTCAATTATATTCAACTTTCACTTACTTGAGGAAATCTAGGGAGTTCCATTCGTTCGCAACgaatacataaataataaccGTGGAGTGTGTACCTGCTTCGTACTCGTATTTGTACCCACACCAATGGGAATACTACTTTTACTCGTAGGCCTACTCTTGCTATTGTACTCGTGTTTAAACTGCGAACTGACAATACTCGCTATAAGTTTTTTCTTCCCGGGGCAGTGCCGGGGGTtgtgtgtgtaggggggggaggggcagtcgaACTGTAGTTACAGTGGCCACATCCAGTTATACACCTCAATATAGTATACCAGAACATAAGTATACTTTACTACATTCAAAATGAATATGGACAACGTAATGGCAACATGATAAGGGGCCTTAATTATCATGTTTGTCCAAAAAGGGCCCGCATAATATCGTTACCATGCATGTATAGAAAGTTGCGGGAACGTCTTGCAATCAAAGTTTAAAGGTTTGGTACTCGCACATGGTTTAAGTGTTCCCTGACCACTGTAAGTGCCTGCCTGCATCTCTTCACAGTATGACCTCAGGATGACCTTGAAAACAATATTCTCTTGATGGGTTTGACAGCAATTGTATATATAACTCTTTTATCTTTTGCTTTCCTTCTTTCCAGATAGACGTCTCTGAAACGGTGACCTTACGTTGTGTAAATCATTGAGATTTTACCGTGAGAGAGTATTATAATATGTCAGATACTAGCTGGAATTGATATAGTGTAAGCTGAAATATGATCGCAATGGTGCGGGTATTGAGTTACTGACGTTTTGTGTTCTCATTGTTGCTTTTCTTTCTACGAGTACATTTGTTGTCAGAATGCAGACGGCAATACTTGGGCAGACATGGCTCTTATACAAATAAGCTCATTCTCCATGTTTAAAAGTCGTAGGCATACTTTGGAAATATTCGTCATTTTCGTAGTCGGTGTTTGGTTTTTTACGTCAGTCCTCGAAGAGGCTTTATTTAGCGATGACGCCGACGACGACACCGCATTCTATCACCGGCTCTTTGAAGGCAACTTCCACGATAAGAGAAAACGAAATTTTACTTGTTACAACAATGACGATCCATTTTCCCAGGATTTGTTCCCCGCTCAGTTACTCGAAGAGAGAGGATGCGAGCAACGTTTACCGAATGTGCTGATCGCCGGTGTCAAGTATTGTCGGACGGATGTTCTGACGTCATTATTACGTCACCATCCTTACCTCGCTTTCCCGAAATTGACCACTGATGTATCGTATTTCAACGAGTTCTACGATTTGGGTACACAATGGTATCAAAGCCAGGTAGGGTATTCAATAGAGGACCAGCTGACGGTTGATGCTAGCCCGTCATATTTCACGGATCATGAGGCGCCCGCTAGAATCAAATCGGATCTCTCGAATACGACGAAAATCATTGTCCTGTTCTGCGATCCCGTGGAGAGGGCATTGAGAGAGATTAAAGACGTAAGACACGATGAATTCGAGTTGCTAAGCGACATGGAGGTGAGGGCAGAGGATCTGGATAATCCGttcatccgaaacgacgagcaGCATGATTTGACTCTAGCCGAAATATTCGAAAATAATTCATCGTTAAAGTATATCAAAAATGGAATTTATGTGAATTTCTTCTATGAATGGTATCAACACTTACCTCCGAGTGCGTTTTTCATGCTCGGCGAAGGAAGACTATTTAACGAGACCGAGAAAGTCCTAACCAAGTTGGAGACTTTTCTCAAAGTGCCGTCATATTTTTCGTCGAAGATTTTTCGAGATCCATTCCAAAATGTCATCTGTATCAGGAACAACTTTAAATTCGATTCATATTGCTTTTCTCGGGATAATTTTTTGACGAGGCAAAACATGACGAAACTTGAGAAATTACGGGACTTTTATCGACCGTACAACGATAAACTTCAAAAGCTATTCCTCGTACCAGTCTTATGACGATAAGTGTTGACATATGGAAGTGGGTGCGTATGGTATATGAGGCACTGCCGCCTGAAAGTGGCGGGATCATAT is part of the Apostichopus japonicus isolate 1M-3 chromosome 11, ASM3797524v1, whole genome shotgun sequence genome and harbors:
- the LOC139976153 gene encoding heparan sulfate glucosamine 3-O-sulfotransferase 1-like, whose protein sequence is MALIQISSFSMFKSRRHTLEIFVIFVVGVWFFTSVLEEALFSDDADDDTAFYHRLFEGNFHDKRKRNFTCYNNDDPFSQDLFPAQLLEERGCEQRLPNVLIAGVKYCRTDVLTSLLRHHPYLAFPKLTTDVSYFNEFYDLGTQWYQSQVGYSIEDQLTVDASPSYFTDHEAPARIKSDLSNTTKIIVLFCDPVERALREIKDVRHDEFELLSDMEVRAEDLDNPFIRNDEQHDLTLAEIFENNSSLKYIKNGIYVNFFYEWYQHLPPSAFFMLGEGRLFNETEKVLTKLETFLKVPSYFSSKIFRDPFQNVICIRNNFKFDSYCFSRDNFLTRQNMTKLEKLRDFYRPYNDKLQKLFLVPVL